A region of Thiofilum sp. DNA encodes the following proteins:
- the dut gene encoding dUTP diphosphatase: MRPQLEYKILDSRIGDTIPLPSYATDGSAGMDLRACLDHALTLKPGETTLIPTGLAIHIGDLNLAAVILPRSGLGHKHGIVLGNLVGLIDSDYQGQLMISCWNRGQTAFTIEVGERIAQLVVVPVVQVELKPVTEFTQSKRGEGGFGHSGRH, from the coding sequence ATGCGTCCTCAACTAGAATATAAGATTTTAGACTCCCGTATCGGTGACACGATCCCATTGCCGAGCTATGCCACTGATGGCTCAGCGGGTATGGATTTACGCGCTTGCCTAGATCACGCCTTAACCTTAAAGCCCGGAGAAACCACTTTAATCCCTACAGGGCTAGCCATACATATTGGTGATCTGAATCTGGCAGCAGTGATTTTGCCACGCTCTGGTTTGGGGCATAAGCACGGGATTGTACTGGGTAATTTGGTGGGTTTGATTGACTCAGACTATCAAGGGCAATTGATGATTTCGTGTTGGAATCGTGGGCAAACAGCATTCACCATTGAGGTAGGTGAGCGAATTGCGCAATTAGTGGTCGTGCCCGTGGTGCAAGTGGAGTTAAAACCTGTGACTGAGTTTACTCAAAGTAAGCGTGGTGAGGGGGGATTTGGGCATTCGGGGCGGCATTAG
- the radC gene encoding DNA repair protein RadC, translated as MAITDWPIDERPREKLLQRGAEALSDAELLAIFLRTGTRGKTAVDLARELIQEFGSLRALFEATQERFCQANGLGDAKYVQLQAVLEMSKRYLFESLERGEPLSDPDTVRFYLKARLRDYRHEVFCCLFLDTRHRVIQFDELFQGTIDSASVYPREVVKRALHYNAAAVIFAHNHPSGIAEPSNADERITQKLKEALGLIEVRVLDHFVVGEQVVSMAERGLI; from the coding sequence ATGGCAATTACAGACTGGCCTATCGATGAACGACCCCGCGAAAAATTACTTCAACGCGGTGCTGAGGCACTGTCCGATGCTGAGTTGCTGGCAATTTTCCTTCGTACTGGAACGAGAGGCAAGACTGCTGTCGATTTAGCACGGGAATTAATTCAAGAATTTGGGAGCCTAAGGGCATTATTTGAAGCCACTCAAGAGCGTTTTTGCCAAGCCAATGGTTTGGGTGATGCTAAATATGTGCAATTGCAAGCCGTTTTAGAAATGTCTAAGCGCTATTTATTTGAAAGCTTAGAGCGCGGTGAACCGCTATCTGATCCTGATACTGTACGCTTTTATCTCAAAGCACGGCTGCGTGATTATCGTCATGAGGTGTTTTGCTGTTTATTTTTAGATACGCGCCATCGGGTGATTCAATTTGATGAGCTATTTCAAGGCACGATTGATAGTGCTAGTGTCTATCCGCGTGAAGTGGTGAAGCGTGCTTTGCATTATAATGCGGCAGCGGTCATCTTTGCTCATAATCATCCCTCCGGTATCGCAGAGCCTAGCAATGCCGATGAGCGTATTACGCAAAAGCTGAAAGAGGCTTTAGGGTTAATTGAGGTGCGTGTGCTCGATCATTTTGTGGTGGGAGAGCAGGTTGTGTCTATGGCAGAGCGTGGACTGATCTAG
- the coaBC gene encoding bifunctional phosphopantothenoylcysteine decarboxylase/phosphopantothenate--cysteine ligase CoaBC — MPTLAQQHILLGISGGIAAYKAAELTRLMIKAGAEVRVCMTEGATHFVTPLTFQALSGNPVHTTLLDPEAEAGMGHIELARWADQIVIAPASANCIARLAHGFADDLLTTLCLASKAPLHIAPAMNQQMWANAATQANIATLKSRHIKLLGPASGAQACGDIGFGRMLEPEQIMQLLQADTSALPLNGVKVILTAGPTREAIDPVRFISNRSSGKMGYALAEAAQALGAKVTLISGPVALQAPPDVTLIKVESAEQMLNATLAHMPEQNIFIATAAVADYTPQEVVDKKIKKSATELSLPLKRTQDILATVTDRYPELFSVGFAAETHDLMTYARGKLERKNLQMVAANSVAGGKVFDQETNALEVVWRDGQHSFPEMPKRELAQQLMQLIAARYHSFKDIRSCVLN; from the coding sequence ATGCCCACACTGGCGCAACAACATATTCTTTTAGGGATTAGCGGCGGCATCGCTGCTTATAAAGCTGCTGAACTAACCCGCCTCATGATTAAAGCGGGCGCTGAAGTCAGAGTTTGTATGACTGAGGGCGCTACCCATTTTGTAACCCCTCTTACCTTTCAAGCGCTGTCTGGGAATCCGGTACATACCACGTTATTAGACCCCGAAGCTGAAGCGGGCATGGGACATATTGAACTCGCACGTTGGGCCGATCAAATCGTCATTGCACCTGCTAGTGCTAATTGCATTGCACGTTTAGCACATGGCTTTGCTGATGATTTACTCACGACATTATGTCTAGCGAGTAAAGCACCTTTGCATATTGCTCCGGCTATGAATCAACAAATGTGGGCTAATGCCGCTACACAAGCCAATATTGCCACCCTTAAATCACGCCATATCAAGCTATTAGGCCCTGCGAGCGGTGCTCAAGCCTGTGGTGATATAGGGTTTGGACGTATGTTAGAACCCGAACAGATTATGCAATTACTGCAAGCCGATACGAGTGCTCTCCCCTTAAATGGGGTAAAGGTAATTCTCACCGCAGGGCCTACGCGCGAAGCGATTGATCCAGTGCGTTTTATCTCCAATCGCAGCTCTGGAAAGATGGGCTATGCCCTAGCCGAAGCCGCTCAAGCACTCGGTGCAAAGGTGACTTTAATCTCAGGACCCGTCGCTTTACAGGCTCCCCCTGACGTGACACTTATTAAGGTTGAAAGCGCTGAGCAAATGCTCAATGCCACCTTAGCCCATATGCCTGAGCAAAATATTTTCATTGCGACTGCGGCGGTGGCGGACTATACCCCACAGGAAGTGGTTGATAAGAAAATCAAAAAATCAGCAACTGAATTGAGTTTACCCTTAAAGCGCACACAGGACATTTTAGCTACTGTGACGGATCGTTACCCTGAGTTATTTAGCGTGGGATTTGCGGCAGAAACCCATGATTTAATGACTTATGCACGCGGCAAATTAGAGCGCAAAAATTTACAGATGGTCGCGGCTAATTCAGTCGCGGGGGGTAAAGTATTTGATCAAGAAACCAATGCCTTAGAAGTGGTGTGGCGTGATGGTCAACATTCCTTCCCCGAAATGCCTAAACGTGAATTGGCTCAACAACTGATGCAGTTAATCGCCGCCCGTTATCACTCTTTTAAGGATATCCGCTCATGCGTCCTCAACTAG